The Muribaculum intestinale genome includes the window CACCGCGGCCCTCTTTTTCAATCATCTGGAGCGCTTTGTGGAGCTGGTCTCCGCAGTCGCAGCGCATGCTCCCGAATATATCTCCGGTGGCACAGGATGAGTGTACTCTTACGAGTGCGGGTTCGTCGCTGCCGGCCAGGTCGCCTTTTATTATTGCTATATGCTCAAGGCCATTGCTCTTCTGCTTGAACGGAATCAATCGGAAATGTCCGTATTCGGTAGGCATGTCTACCTCGACGCCTTTCTCAACGAGCGATTCCTGCTTCAGGCGATATGTAATCAAATCGGCGATGGATATCAGTTTCATGCCCCATTCATCGGCTTTCTGCCGCAGTTCTGGCAGGCGTGCCATTGAGCCATCGTCGCTCATAATCTCCATAAGCGCGGCGGCAGGCTGTAGGCCGGCCAGCCGTGCAAGGTCTACGGCAGCCTCGGTATGCCCCGAGCGCCGCAGCACTCCTTTGTCCTGGGCATAAAGCGGGTTGATGTGGCCAGGGCGACCGAATGTGGCCGGTGTCGAATCGGGGTCGGCAAGGGCGCGTATTGTGGCTGCACGGTCATGGATGCTTACACCGGTGGAGCACCCTTCAAGTTTGTCGACAGTGACTGTAAACGGAGTCCCGAGCACTGAGGTGTTGTCAGTAACCTGGTGCTCAAGTTCGAGCTCTTTGCAGCGTGATATAGTAAGCGGAGCACAAAGTACGCCTCGGGCATTTTTCAGCATGAAATTGACCTGCTCGGGTGTAATCTTTTCTGCCGCAACAATGAGATCGCCTTCGTTTTCTCGGTCTTCGTCATCAACTACGATTACAAAACGTCCCTCGCGGAAATCGGCGATGGCTTCATCGATTGAGTCAAGTCGTATATTATCCATTTCGTATAGTATTTCAGCTTTAACTTTCAGTTGGTAAAACAGTATTGGTATGAGGGGGAGTGTTGAGCAGTGAAATCAGTTCGTTGTCGGTCACTTTTATATGTTCGAGCTGTTCACGCAAATGGCGTTGCTGTTGAAGTCCGATTATATAAAGCGGAATGCCGACCGGCAACAATATGATAAACATCCAACTGAGCAACTTGTTGGACGACGGGTGATAAAACCACAGGCTGAGCAGTTCGGGCAGTTCCATGAGCTTAAGTATTATCAGACGTTCGCGTGAGTTGGAGAGGTAGTCGACCATCTGCTCCAGTTCTGCTCTGATTGTGTGGAGCCGGATGCTGTCATATCCGTTCTGCCAGTATTGTAAGTAGCTCTGTCTTGGTGGATTGCTCTGCAAAAAGTCGGAAATAAGTGTGTTGAGATTGTTTATTTTGGATATGGCAACGGACAGGTCGACCTCATTTATGACCACTTCCTTAAGCTCAAGTTTGCGCATCTGGCTTCGGCCTATGAGTTTGCGGAAGAAATTGGCATAGGCGTCACGATTAAATACAGCCGAGTCATTTACCGCTTTATATGTAAAGAATACGCCTAATGGCAATAGGACAAATGTAGACAGCCACATGCCTTCCCATACTTCAAGCCGGCCTTCGCGGGCCATCTTGTAGCCGGTATTATCAATAATATAGTAAAAGATAAACAGGAATACCGATATTACCAGAGGCATTCCGAGGCCGCCTTTGCGTATGATGGCGCCAAGGGGCGCTCCAATGAAAAAGAATACAATGCATGCCATGGAAAGAGTAAACTTTTTCATGAGCTCAATGGCGTGACGGCGTATTACACGTCGGTCGTCATTCATTGTATATGACCGGAATTCAAAGTCCTGGCGGGAACGCTTGGCTTTGTCAAGAGCCTGATTGAGGTAGCTTTTGGTGAATGCCGGATTGGAGCCTGAGAATATCGAATCGAGATTGAGCGGGGCGACCATGGCCACAGGAGGCTGGGGGATAGCTCGCATGCCGGTGTCGGTCGACTCATACTTATAGTAACTTAATCCGAAATAGCGTTGTGTCTTGATATCATGACCGTATACATCGCCTACGCTGTCGACTCTTGCTGTCACTGAGTCGATGGTGGCCTGTAGTTCCGCTATGTTTTTCCCGACATACTGGTTGCGCATTCCGCTTTCGTCCATTCTGTTGAAGTTGGCATCAAAAGCGATAAGCACCTCTTTGTCATTGAATGTCTCACGGCGATATGGAACATTCTGAGAGGAGAATGTAGATCCCTGTTCCCTAAGATTCTCAAACTGCTCACCGTTCCAAAGGTTTAATATAAGGTGCGATTTGTCATCAGTCATGCTTATCTTGCCTGAATCGGCATAGATTATTGTGGCATTGTCGGTGCCTTTTGACACGTTGTAGATGAGAAGATCGTTCAAAATCCCGGTTTCGCGGTCCTTATGCTTCACATAAAGGTTAAAGCCGGTAATCTGGTCGTAAAACACCCCTTCCGGTATCTCCAGCTCCGGAGATTTCTGTTTCATTGAGTAGAGCAGGGTATACATTTTTGCCTGGGCTACCGGCAATACATTGTTCTGAAAAAAGAACGCTCCTATTGCCACGATAACCATAAGGGCAATCAGCGGGCGCATGGATTTGATAAGCGACACTCCGGAGGCTTTCATGGCCGTAAGCTCAAACTGCTCTCCGAGATTGCCGAATGTCATGAGTGAGGCCAGAAGAATCGCAAGAGGCAGAGCCATCGGCACCATCGTAAGGGC containing:
- a CDS encoding bifunctional 3,4-dihydroxy-2-butanone-4-phosphate synthase/GTP cyclohydrolase II, which codes for MDNIRLDSIDEAIADFREGRFVIVVDDEDRENEGDLIVAAEKITPEQVNFMLKNARGVLCAPLTISRCKELELEHQVTDNTSVLGTPFTVTVDKLEGCSTGVSIHDRAATIRALADPDSTPATFGRPGHINPLYAQDKGVLRRSGHTEAAVDLARLAGLQPAAALMEIMSDDGSMARLPELRQKADEWGMKLISIADLITYRLKQESLVEKGVEVDMPTEYGHFRLIPFKQKSNGLEHIAIIKGDLAGSDEPALVRVHSSCATGDIFGSMRCDCGDQLHKALQMIEKEGRGAVVYLNQEGRGIGLMEKMKAYKLQENGMDTVEANVCLGHLADERDYGVGAQILREIGVRKMRLMTNNPVKRVGLQSYGLEVVENVPIEIEPNPYNLRYMRTKKDRMGHNLHNL
- a CDS encoding LptF/LptG family permease, whose product is MLRIKRLYLFMLQSFLPLFVMTFLICLFIVLMQFLWRYIDDLVGKGLEMSVIGELFFYAALTMVPMALPLAILLASLMTFGNLGEQFELTAMKASGVSLIKSMRPLIALMVIVAIGAFFFQNNVLPVAQAKMYTLLYSMKQKSPELEIPEGVFYDQITGFNLYVKHKDRETGILNDLLIYNVSKGTDNATIIYADSGKISMTDDKSHLILNLWNGEQFENLREQGSTFSSQNVPYRRETFNDKEVLIAFDANFNRMDESGMRNQYVGKNIAELQATIDSVTARVDSVGDVYGHDIKTQRYFGLSYYKYESTDTGMRAIPQPPVAMVAPLNLDSIFSGSNPAFTKSYLNQALDKAKRSRQDFEFRSYTMNDDRRVIRRHAIELMKKFTLSMACIVFFFIGAPLGAIIRKGGLGMPLVISVFLFIFYYIIDNTGYKMAREGRLEVWEGMWLSTFVLLPLGVFFTYKAVNDSAVFNRDAYANFFRKLIGRSQMRKLELKEVVINEVDLSVAISKINNLNTLISDFLQSNPPRQSYLQYWQNGYDSIRLHTIRAELEQMVDYLSNSRERLIILKLMELPELLSLWFYHPSSNKLLSWMFIILLPVGIPLYIIGLQQQRHLREQLEHIKVTDNELISLLNTPPHTNTVLPTES